The Manduca sexta isolate Smith_Timp_Sample1 chromosome 20, JHU_Msex_v1.0, whole genome shotgun sequence DNA segment AACGGCTGTTCGGCGAAATCTGGGTCCAGACTAAGGCTTTGTGCAGACCGCCCTACCTCAAATACACCGTCCTAACTTGCCTCATCCAATTTGGATTGACAACCAGGTAAGACCATTAATTAAGGATAAATGGGTAACAAACATTATCGCCACAGTCACGTACACGTAGgcacaaatataatatgtgttctgtaaaataaacattagtatCTACTCAACAAAACCACTTCACATCGGACGAACCATTGGTTTACATATCATAATTACAAGATACATCGGTCCACACTtgcaacatttattaaataataatatatttagtttcaatgtatatatattacatactaattaatttagcataataatatacttacttctGTACATACTGTCTGGCCAAACTTATCTAAATTCATGGAGATTCCGAATAACTATCCTCATTCAGTACATTTGGCAATATCTAATGTATTCGACATGTAGGCCAAATTCATATGTCCAACACAACCGATGGTCGAAAACAACGAcacaattacattattatatttgagttgCATTATAATCACCAGGTTTatcataagtatttataattatttatcacgTGTGATTCCAGTTACTACACCCTCATGATCTGGTTCCCCGAGCTGTTCAACCGTTACGAAGAGTTCGAGCATAGATTCCCCAACACCTCTGCTTCTGTGTGCGACGTGTCCAGCATCGTTGTCGTCGACGAGGCCTCGACTGACCCCTTCGACTGCGAGAAGACCATCGACCAGAGCGTGTATATGCACACGCTTATCGTCGGTCTTGCTTGCATCCCTACCTCGCTGTGGTTGCCTCTCTGCGTCCACAAGCTCGGAGCCAAATTCTTCCttagtaagttattttttgtacttgaTTTTATTACCTTGCTTTTATAACGagttatattaaataagtgGCCAAAGTTTTACTTCCTTGAATTAAATGCATTAGTAATTGTTGCTTGTTGCAGTTACTTAAAGATAAACCacgaattgatttttttatctaagacGATACTTATTACTTGTTTACCCTCAGTTTTCAGTTTGGGCTTCGCCGGCGTGGTCACCGTAGGCCTGTACTACGTGCAGAACTCCATCCAGAACTTAGTCCTGTCGTGCATCTTTGAAGCTCTTACCTCGCTCGCCATCAGTCTTGTGTTCTGCGTGCTCGTCGACTTGTTCCCTACAAACCTTAGGTAATTTTACtggactattttttttataaataaaaatttccaaTCGAACGGTATACGCATTGCTTTCAGGGACCaagccataatttgtatttttttcagtgacagttattgttacatttacttaaattatgacGTGCGTGTCGTGGCACCAGTTGTGGATTTTATTACAGttgttatttttactattaaagtAGATGAAAATACTAGCAATACTGCTCCATAAAGAAACTAAATTCACAACGACCATAATATTGTTAGTTCCTAAACAGTCTACAATATAATTCCTTGTCCAGGGTAATGGCTGCGGCACTCTCCCTGACGGCGGGTCGAGGCGGCGGTCTCATCGGTAACCTGTCCTTCGGTCAGCTCATCGACCTCGCGTGCGTCGTGCCCATCGTTGTGTTCTCAGCATTCCTTTTCAGtaagtttctttttatatatcacTTTAAAACAATTGTCCTAAACAGAACGTAGGtgggattttttattataattttctaccacCATACCTGGATAACAACGCATAATAGATTCTCTGTTAATATTTCTAGGTCATACAAATTTCTTATGAGCTGTTCATCTAGGCACTTGTAACTTGTATAAggggtcgttcaagtattatatttctatacgcacaaagttatgtaactctgaagttaatttttttctaatattcacaattattctacgcaaaataccggaaaatcgctaaaatacctttgttattgttttaaaataaaaaaaaaacaatgttacataacgcgttgtacaaGACCCCCTCCCCGCCAAACTGCGTGACGTCATACTTGGAACGGCCCCTAACAATGATTTTGCCAAAACCGTACTAACAATGCTTTTCTCATTCCAGTTGCTGCTATACTCTGCTTCTTCTTGCCAAAGACAGGACAAGAAGCCCTAGATTAAAATGGTTACTGATACCTAGTTAGTGCAATTAAATAATACGTGGTGCGTAGTAACGTTTGCAGTGGTTGTACATATCATTTAGGATGTAAATAAAGTGgacaagtattatattatttattgttaggtGCCTCCATCACCCGTTACCGTATTACTGTGATTCAGTATTCACATGTCATTGTATGAGTAAATGAAAATACCAGTATTTTAGTGATGACTGTGTAATATAATGAtgctattaaattattattattattaaaggttGAATTTGCcttccaaatattaaaaaatgtgttttatttaacatgcttagtaacttaaataatatatcctactaatcatatttttataaaatacttttctttatTTCCTATTCTACCCGCGAATGTCTAATTCTCATACAATAAAATTCTGCTGTACACGAGCATAAATGTAACTTTTAATATTCATCTAAGTATATCATGTGCATCCATCTCTGAAGAAACTATCCGCAAattgtgtttacatttttttttaaataagcaagtAATCTTGGTGAGTATGGGTACAtaatacatttaacaaaaaGACATTGGATTCACTATTTTTTAAGTGCAAGTGTTTGATTCAGTATTGTCGTCAAATACAGCATGTTTAAGTAGTtgtgtaatttaaaaactaaaagaatgAATACATTAAAACTTCTGTAATACAAACTGCAGTCGTTTAATGAGTCGTGACGTGttttttactacattttgtaactacttgacataataagactgcACATCTCATGTCCTAgaatggcgaacgcagtggaataccaaacaataactTGTGATACAATGTGTTgaatggtttttctactgtttatgggtagtcgtacagcttactatcaggcgaactgcaagctagtctcgtcattcaaatgaataaaaaaaaagaaagcatTCGAAACACAGTCAAAATGTATGGGATTGTAATATCTTGTTCAGAATGTATGGAAAAcaaagatacaaaacaaaaatactatactctgtttctttcttaaaacagtttatttttcaataccGTCGTAATGTCGTAATATTGTGATGCAGGATTCAAACACTTTTacgtagataaaatataataaaaaatcatatgagtacaaattatattttatattaatgcttAACATATCAACTTAATTACTTTACATATATAAGTTTACAATAACGgcaacatacatatattattgaaGTTGTGTGTtgtgttatttgaaaatataagcaACTTTGTATGTGTATTAGGTTactttgtatgtatgtaatctGCTTACACATTGATATTTTTCAAGACAATTAAGTATGGTAAGGTAAGTTAACATACCTATTACAACCAATTTCgaatttattaacactttataCAAtgcgatttttataaaatttaactatttatgaCTTAACATatcgaaatattaatatatataattttcaatgcAAATAAGTAATGATAGTGCCTTATGTTTTGCTTCATCATGATGGTTTCGCGAACATTTAAAAAGCCCGAATTTCAAAAGTACAACCtatttggaaaacaaaaaccaatatatttacacatatagacaactaataataatcatgtggttaaaatatagaaaaggtGGACAActtcataacaatattataataaaactgaactccttatttttatgaacgcaaaatatattgtgatttattttttcaaatcaaatttgataaaatatatattcaataatatttgactcaatttagatttttttcaaatattcgcTTCATTTAACAcagaaagatttattaaaatccggtataaatcaacaaattataagCCTTCACATTTCCGTAGAAGAGGAAGTATCAAAAAACGAGAACAAACGACATGGAATAATATATTCACACGAGCATTTACTTCCAGTATctgaatatatgtataaaaaaaatcacatttataTAGCTTAAAGCCCTTAAATTAATTTGATCTTTCACATGCTTACAGGTAATGGTCACATTAAACTCAGAATCTACTTCACAGTAGGTCTAGTAATATATATCATGATTATTTCTGTGAATGGatgtaaatttaaagtttacCAATTTAAAGTAGTAAGCcttttttaattacatctaCATTGAGAAGActgctgatttttttatacaagcatggTTAAGTGACTCTATCTGATGGTATGCGCAATGGCATCCAAAGTATCAATATAACTATGATGGGCTGTTCCAGAGATATAATCTTTTTCAACATGATTACCACAAATAAACAACTCAATATGAACTCTAAAACCATTACCTGTATTCTTAAGTTCATTATCAACGCGAAGTCTGCGCTGCGTTAGGCACCTGCGGCAAGCCAAATTCATCGACAGGCACTCCGTCCTTGTTCCTCACGCTGTCTGCGCCCGGCTCCCTGTCAGGCGCGGCCGGTGCCTTGACCACGTCGTCCAGGTACGAAGCGTCGTCGTCTAGCGCTATTTCATCACCTGAAAATGATATATGgtaaattaggttttttttattctgatagACAATGCTAGAACAAATCAGATTATTattcttgttttaatataatgccATATTCCACTGACAGACTCCATGAAGACTGAAACAATCTTTATCTTTTCAAACCTTGCTGATACTATGCTGCATATTTCTCAATATTTGCACCTTTAGAATTATAATGACACAAGTgcaaaacaacattaaattaaattaataatccaCAACATTTACAAAGTGACAAACTATTGAATGTAACAACTACTTTCGGTATTATTCTATTCTTAATGACAAGCAATATTAAAAGGAACTTATAGACACCCTACTATCTTTTAGTAATGAAATTTTTTTTCACaacaaaataatgttcaaaCATACCCAGTGCATCAAGTTCTGCAGCcagttcatcatcatcaatctCTGGCATGCCATACTGGCGGCCAAGAGCCTCCTGGACTTCATCAGCCTGCTCCATCATGTCTGCTAAGTCATCATTCAcatcctaaaataatattacaacataTAGTAATTAATCACAAGTCACAACAAACAGAATTATCATTTAGAATTCTTAGAatcttatttgtatattttttatataacattatgttgtttataattttttggttaCATCACAATTGATGaattttattcagtatttttttaatattaatttgaatgtaaaaaccaaatacaattataaaaattgtgtactatttatttattttaaaaagtattgttttccCTTTTTATCCCATTATCAGTCTATAATAAAAAGAGAAGGAAAAAATAGTACAATAACAAAGTTCGACTCTATTTCAAGTAATCCCTCTGTTAGGGGCAGCCTAACATAGCAGACTCAATAGAAATCCAACAGGCTGGCacaattgtgttgactgccgaggggtaattatatatcatcagtcaacattttattagactccacttaccatcagttatatctcatcagtcaacattttattagactccacttaccatcagttatatctcatcagtcaacattttattagactccacttaccatcagttatatctcatcagtcaacattttattagactccacttaccatcagttatatctcatcagtcaacattttattagactccacttaccatcagttatatctcatcagtcaacattctattagactccacttaccatcagttatatctcatcagtcaacattttattagactccacttaccatcagttatatctcatcagtcaacattctattagactccacttaccatcaggtgcggtgggCTAACTTTGCCATgcccatacaaaaaaataattaaatatatatgaaaattatgtttttttttccacaTCATTCTCCTGAAATGttgattaaattatgaatatcaaattaaaaatgtaaaacatacTTCAATAGAATCAATGTTGATTTTCTTAAACTCTTTCTTCATTTGTGTGACTCCATCCTTCATGGCGGCGATGGTGGCGTGAGTGTCCTTTAACGTTTGAGTGGCGTAGTTGGCCTGCTCCATATTGAATGACTGCGCTCTGAGATTCTCAAGTTGCTGCTCATACCTGGATACCATAAAAAGGCCATATTTAACCACATATTGTGATCctcaataaatttacattagttGTGTGAGGCTTTACAAGTTATGACTATGCAGTTTTcacaaattgattttttaaattaacaagatATGAAAATCCTGTATTAGAGGACATAAAAATAGCATCTGATGATCATTGATTGATTTTTCATAATATCATCTTATATGTTTGTGGATAATCCTTTAGTTGTGAAGTAAGCCTAATCCTTACTGCAACTTGAATAAATATTGTGAAGACACCacactaaaatttaataatggtGAGTGGATTCTTCCAAACCACAACAGTTTTGGTATTTGAGCAAATATATTGGCATTTGGCAACTTTAAGtagattgttataaaaatattagtaacaagACGCTCTTAAGGATTgtaactatatataaataaactttatctaTTTGTGAAGGTCAAAGATGTATTTTTTAGGTGTCAATACAACATAACACctacaacatattattaattgataaaattagaataaaaccTACATTTTCTTCTGTTTTAAGACCCTCATAGCCTTCTGCTTTACGGAGTTTTTAGCAGGTCCTTCCCTCATTTTCGTCATTTGATCTTTATATTTCCTAAGCTCCGCTTCAAGTTTTTGCACTTTTTGGTCGATATTGTCCGCTCTAGTATCGACCTGAAAGAATTTGGTAAACGTTAACAATAGGCATCAAATGAATCATCATCTCAAATATTCAGTAAACAGGCAGTAAGAAAAAAAACGTTTATCGTTTACTTACATTGCTGATACAATCGGTGATGCTGGGACCCGGTTCTTTGGGTTTACCTCGACCGAAAATCCTGTTCATTGTTGataaggtaaaaaataataaaacagtttaatgCAAAATGCAATCAATGAGAATGAAATATCACAACAATTTTGATTGACAAATGAcaattgtctttatttttttcagttcagaGGACAGGCTATTAGGGTTATCAACTccgaaaattattaaacaacatACTCTTCTAAAAAATTCTAgttgatgataataatatagtgTTTCGTCATTTTTCAagaaattattaagaaaattctTGAAAAATTACGAAAATTATTTCCAGTTTTTTAAGTTTAAGTATATGTCCAAAAGTAATACTtgctttatttcattaaaatagtaCAGTTTGGGAATGACAATAAAGGTACGATTGtggtaaataacaaaatatacacaatattattattatattccaataagcacattttttatgtatttacaacTTGTAGACAATTGctatcaacatttttttaaattattcatagcCATAACATGGATACATGTCCTTCAGGCGTTTAGCCATCaacagagaccaataaactaggccatcaatacatatattataattctctttgccatCAATATAGCCCGGAGGGTTCCCAACTTAGAGATTTTCGCCAAGAATTTAGAGAAATTGGTTATTTTTATggctgttttataattttatatttttttgttggccTAGAGATCAAGTGACATCTAATACTATTCATTGTTACAAAGAATGCGaagtttaaaatacttacatttatgGAGAATCTGAACATATAGAGAAAATGTAGAAAACTtaagtatttcatataattttggGAAATTTAGCATGCGTCTGAGATAACGCGATTTTGTATGGGATCCggatctacataatataaattctaaataatttagaaacgGAAAAAACTATATGCAAATCCGGCCAAACAGGCCATATAGATAGAATAGTATATCTAAGAAACAGGCAGATTTCTGCGTTGCGGCTCACGTACATACTCCGGACCTCGCGTAGTGATggtgataaattataatctaggtGACGAGCATGTAATTATTGGGCATATACGTAAGAAAGATTTATACGTTTTGAAGGGAAACCAGAGTAAAATTATTGGGCATGATATTGACACTGTTTGACATTTGATAGTTTTGAGTTTTGACAGTACTTGACATTGGGGTAATTGACATTGACTTTAGTTTTGATTTGAAGTTGAGGTTATTGGTTGTATTTTGCATCGTTTAAAATACGATAGCCTTTTAtaactcttatttatttattaaactttaataaattcagaAGATGACGACTAACGGAGTTATTAACAATgcggtaaatataaattaacaatattaaatacttgTAATTATAGAATGAAACCATTTCCGTAAAATGATAATTTCCTGAATTGAAGCATAGCTCGAAGTTGATTAGAATTGATTAGCGAAAGTAGAATGACCATTAACATTTAAccattatacttattatttcacaggttttaggtatatttaaagtaatttagatCGTTTAATTGatcaataataattctaaaactCATTTTTATTGCGCTTTGACCTCATTCTACTtatcatatataatttttagtattTGCTCTCTTCGTAAACGTTGTCTTTTTAAGGTTCTATTGACACAATTACAACAAAATTGAGCACTACTGTCTTctggtttaaattattaaattaatattactcattttaataatttcttgactttttatgtaacatacaaaaatatatatttttttaaataacattaaaaacaatactatTAATACTAAATGAGACCTGTCTGTGGCATTATGTACTTATAAGCTATAATGGGTGTACAAACCAATAAGACcctatactttaaaaaattaattcccaaaaaaataaataacatcctttgagattaaaaaatatattaggcaAAATTAGGATGGCACACACATAATATCACCCATTATAGATCCATTTCATCACAACCTTGAAAATATGTTGGGGTAATTAATCTTCATGTAAgactgatttttaataaattgtacatGATATCTTGACCAACTGCCTTGGTGGTGTAgttttactgcatgcgcggtacaacagcgctctgaggtcctgggttcgtatCCCGGGTaaggcagtgatatttgggtttctctgttcagtatcagcctggagtcagaaatttgtgcttgatatggcgataggctcgctcccaaTCACATTGTGGGACGGAATATACTcagcgaaaaatgggtgccttggttgcgcctctgcatatcccttcgggatAAATGcctgatgtgtgtgtgtgtgtgtgtgtacatgATATCAATATCAATCAATTGACATTTTCCACTAGCTGTCATAGATGCCATCTCATCTCATAATCAACATTGGTTCTAggtaaaaacattaaacaatatctTCTGTATACAGCAGCATGGTTGTGGAACCTCATGTAAAATAGTTAAATGTTGGAAGTGGGATATAGCACAAATAACTTCACCGCAAACAagaagatatataaaatatgctgTACTTATATTAAACAGACCTATTCTGCAGAGTAATGagtttataaaagatttttggaATAATGGTAAGATTGTAATAAACCTCtttattgtattcattattaaaatgttatgtttagaGTTTAAGCTTAGTCTAAGTTTAGATATCCAGCCTGGATATTTATGTCAAACATAACAATAGtcttagaaaaaaattaaatatcatgcatgttattgtaaaaatgattccatttggaattcttttgttatttcttgtttgtatattaaattgtaGCCACAGTTAGAATAACTATTGATGGTGGCACAAAACAGTGGGACAGATATCTGAGTAACATGCCTGAAGGGTCACAGAAAGCAATGAAGATACCAGATCTTGTAACTGGAGATTTTGATTCCATAACGGAAGATGTCATGCAGAAATACAAAAAGAAAGGTTGTAAGGtgaaacttaaaacaaaatttttatttgaaagtagtTTGACCGcactagtaatatttattttgctgggTAATGCTTTTGGatcaacattatattttgctttcctttttttaatatacagggtcatcttgattgcattattaaatgaagttacatacttatcttcttgaaaataataatgagtTACTTGAGCTGTAGATCTGTTAAccaaaaaagtgtaaatattgaacaaaataaatatcaattaatattaattttaatttaacagtcattctactactactctaagagaaatcGTTGCAGCGTCAATATCACACTTTTactcagaaatacactcacgcacgcgAAATACAttcacacacacgccatattcgcaatcAACTACAAAATGAACAGAAACATAAAACTGGGATGTAGgtgaaaatattccttatttatgaatgatttttgacataatgttagcagaggtagtagtttcatttattagcgcaatgtcaaaatgaccctgtatttaataaaatatttttggtaacaAACATCATTTTGTTCACTTTTTcaaaagtattatatactggtaTTTAATTTACTTCGTTTTTTTTGTAGATAGTACACACTCCAGATCAAAATCATACAGACTTTACAAAAGCTTTGATGGAATTACACAAATATTgtcaagaaaataaaatacaggtattcttacatattttttgtacataacCATTACCTTGATCGCCTTATTTCCAATACTATAGTTACTTATGGCTTCATGGAGTAAAGGCGGTAGGTTTACACTTTCATTTTATCACCCACTACTATTGAATGCTCATCCCATCATGTAATAGGACTAACTTATTTAGTCTTATTGCTGTATCatgtataaattacaataacagataattcaaatattgtacaaatgcagtcatataaagtttaatagtgTAACTGGATAACAACCCAGAAATTGACATTCCACATCAAAGGTTTTTTCCTACAATGAAATAGTAATAGAGAATAGAGCTAATTAGTAGTAATTTTTATGTAGACTTAAATATTCTATCCCCTTCACCATTttgtttgacatttttttaGTGGTAAGTAGGTGTTCATAGACAGCATTGATTCATTTTATAAAGTGTAGCATTTACTTTACACATGTACCTTATACAGTCACACTGttttaatagaaaaatcattgaaattacAGATGGACAATGTTATAGCAATAGGACAAAGTTCAGGCCGACTCGATCAAATATTAGgaaatattcaaacattattCTTAGCTAAAGAGAAGCAACTATTAAACCCAAACACTAAGTTGTTCCTAATGTCAGATGATGCTATATCATGGCTCCTGCAACCAGGTGACCATGTTGTTTCTATCCCTGATGACACAAGGAAGCACAAGAGAGCATGGTGTTCATTGGTTCCTATTGGGGAGACTTGTCAAAGTGTGACCTCTAGTGGACTTAAATGGAATTTAAGTAAGTAATGTTTATATGAAATGTAtataactttcgcatttatcaatgtcaaatacaaatttactgcATATCTTCCAAATATATTCATGAAGATTTATATCTTTTTGTTTATGAATACCCAATTTACTTGCATCTCCCTGTGAGACTGAGAGTCCCTGTGATAGCATCTTTTCCTGGATAAAAATAGCCCGTGTTTAAATCTTAGAATTGGTCTATCTGTGTTCCTAATTTTGCCCAAATCTATTCAGAAACttaagca contains these protein-coding regions:
- the LOC115446895 gene encoding thiamin pyrophosphokinase 1 isoform X4, translating into MTTNGVINNAHGCGTSCKIVKCWKWDIAQITSPQTRRYIKYAVLILNRPILQSNEFIKDFWNNATVRITIDGGTKQWDRYLSNMPEGSQKAMKIPDLVTGDFDSITEDVMQKYKKKGCKIVHTPDQNHTDFTKALMELHKYCQENKIQMDNVIAIGQSSGRLDQILGNIQTLFLAKEKQLLNPNTKLFLMSDDAISWLLQPGDHVVSIPDDTRKHKRAWCSLVPIGETCQSVTSSGLKWNLNDQPLKYGEIVSTSNTFDGSEKVMIKCSNTLLWSMRVPCLLGQ
- the LOC115446880 gene encoding charged multivesicular body protein 5: MNRIFGRGKPKEPGPSITDCISNVDTRADNIDQKVQKLEAELRKYKDQMTKMREGPAKNSVKQKAMRVLKQKKMYEQQLENLRAQSFNMEQANYATQTLKDTHATIAAMKDGVTQMKKEFKKINIDSIEDVNDDLADMMEQADEVQEALGRQYGMPEIDDDELAAELDALGDEIALDDDASYLDDVVKAPAAPDREPGADSVRNKDGVPVDEFGLPQVPNAAQTSR
- the LOC115446895 gene encoding thiamin pyrophosphokinase 1 isoform X2, encoding MTTNGVINNAVKTLNNIFCIQQHGCGTSCKIVKCWKWDIAQITSPQTRRYIKYAVLILNRPILQSNEFIKDFWNNATVRITIDGGTKQWDRYLSNMPEGSQKAMKIPDLVTGDFDSITEDVMQKYKKKVHTPDQNHTDFTKALMELHKYCQENKIQMDNVIAIGQSSGRLDQILGNIQTLFLAKEKQLLNPNTKLFLMSDDAISWLLQPGDHVVSIPDDTRKHKRAWCSLVPIGETCQSVTSSGLKWNLNDQPLKYGEIVSTSNTFDGSEKVMIKCSNTLLWSMRVPCLLGQ
- the LOC115446895 gene encoding thiamin pyrophosphokinase 1 isoform X3 — protein: MTTNGVINNAQHGCGTSCKIVKCWKWDIAQITSPQTRRYIKYAVLILNRPILQSNEFIKDFWNNATVRITIDGGTKQWDRYLSNMPEGSQKAMKIPDLVTGDFDSITEDVMQKYKKKGCKIVHTPDQNHTDFTKALMELHKYCQENKIQMDNVIAIGQSSGRLDQILGNIQTLFLAKEKQLLNPNTKLFLMSDDAISWLLQPGDHVVSIPDDTRKHKRAWCSLVPIGETCQSVTSSGLKWNLNDQPLKYGEIVSTSNTFDGSEKVMIKCSNTLLWSMRVPCLLGQ
- the LOC115446895 gene encoding thiamin pyrophosphokinase 1 isoform X1 — encoded protein: MTTNGVINNAVKTLNNIFCIQQHGCGTSCKIVKCWKWDIAQITSPQTRRYIKYAVLILNRPILQSNEFIKDFWNNATVRITIDGGTKQWDRYLSNMPEGSQKAMKIPDLVTGDFDSITEDVMQKYKKKGCKIVHTPDQNHTDFTKALMELHKYCQENKIQMDNVIAIGQSSGRLDQILGNIQTLFLAKEKQLLNPNTKLFLMSDDAISWLLQPGDHVVSIPDDTRKHKRAWCSLVPIGETCQSVTSSGLKWNLNDQPLKYGEIVSTSNTFDGSEKVMIKCSNTLLWSMRVPCLLGQ